In the genome of Nycticebus coucang isolate mNycCou1 chromosome 12, mNycCou1.pri, whole genome shotgun sequence, one region contains:
- the SEC14L5 gene encoding SEC14-like protein 5, with protein MVQKYQSPVRVYKYPFELVMAAYEKRFPTCPQIPVFLGSEVLSESRSPDGAVHVVERSCRLRVDAPRLLRKIAGVEHVVFVQRNVLNWKERTLLIDAHNETFASRVVVHENCSYTVHPENEDWTCFEQSASLDIRSFFGFENALEKIAMKQYTTNVKRGKEVIEHYLNELISQGTSHIPRWTPAPGREEEACHQVGQWDSGSLDANRPSNAPGPALETVSTDEIGSCYVAQAGLGFLGSSDLPASASRVSGTTGDKLDSDYIERCLGHLTPMQESCLIQLRRWLQETHKGKIPKDEHILRFLRARDFHVDKARDMLCQSLSWRKQQQVDLLLQTWQPPALLEEFYTGGWHYQDIDGRPLYILRLGQMDTKGLMKAVGEEALLRHVLSVNEEGQKRCEGNTKLFGHPISSWTCLLDLEGLNMRHLWRPGVKALLRMIEVVQDNYPETLGRLLIVRAPRVFPVLWTLISPFINENTRQKFLIYSGSNYQGPGGLVDYLNKEVIPDFLGGESLCNVPEGGLVPKSLYLTEEEQEQADQLRQWSETYQAASIPRGTPHEVAVEILEGESVITWDFDILRGDVVFSLYHTKQVPKPGPREQLIDKSWVLGRDYSRVEAPLICREGESIQGSHVTRWPGVYLLQWQMHSPPGSVACSLPGVDDVLTALHSPGPKCKLLYYCEVLASEDFRGSMSSLESCTSGFSQLSATTSASSSGQSHSSSRISR; from the exons GCCTACGAGAAGCGCTTCCCCACCTGCCCGCAGATCCCCGTCTTCCTGGGCAGCGAGGTCTTGAGCGAGTCCCGCAGCCCCGACGGGGCAGTGCACGTGGTGGAGCGGAGCTGCAGGCTGCGGGTGGACGCCCCACGACTACTGCGAAAG ATTGCAGGTGTCGAGCACGTGGTCTTCGTGCAGAGAAACGTCTTGAACTGGAAAGAGAGGACTCTTCTCATTGACGCGCACAATGAGACCTTCGCCAGCCGCGTGGTGGTCCACGAGAACTGCAGCTACACG GTCCACCCTGAGAATGAAGACTGGACTTGTTTCGAGCAGTCTGCCTCACTGGACATCCGGTCCTTCTTTGGTTTTGAAAATGCCTTGGAGAAGATTGCCATGAAGCAGTACACCACTAATGTCAAGAGG GGGAAGGAGGTGATAGAGCACTACCTGAATGAGCTCATCTCCCAGGGCACCTCCCATATCCCTCGCTGGACACCTGCCCCGGGCCGGGAGGAGGAGGCCTGCCACCAGGTTGGGCAGTGGGACTCTGGCTCCCTGGATGCCAACAGGCCCAGCAATGCCCCAGGCCCTGCTCTGGAGACGGTCAGTACCGATG agattgggtcttgttatgttgcccaggctggacttggtttcctgggctcaagtgatcttcctgcctcagcctcccgagtatctggaactacag GGGATAAGCTGGACTCGGACTACATAGAGAGGTGCCTGGGCCACCTCACGCCCATGCAGGAGAGCTGCCTGATCCAGCTTCGGCGCTGGCTACAGGAGACCCACAAAGGCAAG ATCCCCAAAGATGAGCACATCCTTCGGTTCCTGCGGGCCCGTGACTTCCACGTGGACAAGGCCCGGGACATGCTGTGCCAATCCCTGAGCTGGCGGAAGCAGCAGCAGGTGGATCTGCTCCTGCAGACATGGCAgccccctgccctcctggaggaGTTCTATACGGGGGGCTGGCATTACCAGGACATAG ATGGCCGCCCTCTCTACATCCTCCGTTTGGGCCAGATGGACACCAAGGGCTTGATGAAAGCTGTTGGGGAGGAGGCGCTGCTGCGGCAC GTTCTTTCCGTCAACGAGGAAGGACAGAAGAGGTGTGAGGGGAACACAAAGCTGTTTGGCCATCCCATCAG CTCCTGGACTTGCCTGCTGGACCTGGAGGGTCTGAACATGCGGCACCTGTGGAGGCCAGGAGTGAAGGCCCTGCTGCGGATGATAGAGGTGGTCCAGGACAACTACCCCGAGACCCTGGGCCGGCTGCTCATCGTGCGAGCCCCCCGTGTCTTCCCTGTGCTCTGGACTCTG ATCAGCCCCTTCATCAACGAGAACACCCGGCAGAAGTTCCTCATCTACAGTGGCAGCAATTACCAGGGCCCCGGAGGCCTGGTGGACTACCTGAACAAAGAAGTGATCCCCGACTTTCTGGGGGGAGAGAGCTTG TGCAATGTTCCAGAAGGAGGGCTGGTCCCCAAGTCCCTCTACCTgacagaggaggagcaggaacaggCAGACCAGCTGCGACAGTGGAGCGAGACCTACCAGGCAGCCAGCATCCCCCGTGGGACCCCTCATGAG GTTGCAGTAGAAATTCTGGAAGGGGAGTCAGTCATCACCTGGGACTTTGACATTCTGCGAGGGGATGTGGTGTTCAGCTTgtaccacaccaagcaggtgcccaAGCCAGGCCCCCGTGAGCAGCTGATCGACAAAAGCTGGGTCCTCGGCAGGGATTACAGCCGTGTGGAGGCTCCTCTCATCTGCCGGGAAGGGGAGAGCATCCAG GGCTCCCATGTGACCCGGTGGCCTGGGGTCTACCTGCTGCAGTGGCAGATGCACAGCCCCCCTGGCAGCGTGGCCTGCAGCCTCCCGGGTGTGGATGATGTCCTGACCGCTCTTCACAGCCCTGGCCCCAAGTGCAAACTCCTGTACTACTGCGAGGTGCTTGCGTCTGAGGACTTCAG